The DNA region AATATTAACTACTGGCAAAATAACAATCAAATATTTAACTATAAGATCAATTTCATAGATATTGCTAGAATTTATATCATATATGCTTAGTTATATGAAATTTTGTGGTTATATTTTATAGTAATATTATCTATATATCTATGCTATCTTTAAAGCAATATTATGTCAAATTTATATCATATACTTCATAAACTACCAGCTATAGAACATGAAGACATGATGGTTGAATATGAAAATTTAGCTCAATCTTTAGTACAATCAGGAAAGCTACGAGTTGATGCTGAACCAAAAATCAATTTTGTTCGTTTATCTGAACCTAGCTTGAATGTTAATATTGCTATTTCAAATGAGGAGCTTAATGATCCTAAGCTTCAGCATCATACTAAAGCAATGCTAGTTAATATTTATAAGAAAATAATAGAAAAAGATAAAGTCATTCATAAAGTTAATCAGATAGTTAGTGTTTTACAGAAAAAAATGGCTATGCAGCTTGCAGTAGAACAGGATCTACTACTTAAATTAGCAAGGTTATTTGTACAATCAGCCCATCCAATAGTAATTCATTGGCTGCTATTAGAACGAGTAGAAGTATTTATATCCTATTCAAACCAGATAGGAGATGTTATGGATATTGCTACCTGGAAATATGCTGGTCAAAATAGTGGTATGCAAAGTATCAATGGAAATAATATAGCAATATATGTTTCATGTGGTGGTAATCCATTCTTTTTTACTCAACGCTATCAAGAGCAATCTATTTATGGCGATGGTTGGCCAGCGATAGCAAGACTGCAAATCATTGCAGCACAAGAATTGGGGCATTATGCTGATATTTACCGCGATATTAATGCTAATATTGTTGGCCGACATTCAGTTAATTCATCTTTTACAAAGGCTAAACCTAATGTTTTACATGCAAGGCGTAGCGATTTATCCAGATGCTATAAAATTCTACAAAACCTTGAGTGTGTAGGACTTAATAGCTTAATTACTTATGAAAAATCAGTAAAATTTTATCGTAAAAATAAAGTTAAAGGTATTAAACTATTATGGGCTAGACTGTTAAGTTTTTTCTATAAGCAAAAGCTTTATTTTATGATCAAACAAGAAGATTTTATATTTGTTAAAGTCTATAAAAATGAGCAATATTCTGGCTTAATGTTAAAAGCAATGATTCTTGATATGATCTCAAACTTAGAACCAAAAGCTGAGGTTTATAAAAGAGATGATCCTGATGCTGAGGAAGCTATTGCTTGCGTTGAAGCTTTAGCTAGGGTACCGCAGCAAGTAATAAAATGGGGACATATAACTACAATGTCAATAATGCAAGATCTGTATTATATTTACTATAAGCAGGTAATTCCATCATTAATTGATAGATATCAGTATATTACAGGAAAACCTTATATGCGAAATCTGAATTATGTTAGCCAAACTCTCAAATATAGAATAAAGAAATTATGGCCATTTTTTAAAAAAACTTCTTTACCTTCTCGTGAAGTTTAAAAAGTCTGCATTTTTAACGCCAGTTTAGGATAAGAAAAAGCATGAAAGGCCTAATGTAAAAGGCCTACGAGAGATAATGCACAATTAAATTATGCGATATATTTAAATATAATTTCAATTAATAACTGTTTATTTATTGCTCATATTTCTACAAGTATTAGTTCATAATACTATACTTAATAACCTGAACATTGACCATTCTAACGCTTGTATATTATCTCTTTCTAACTGTTTCTTATTCTAAATTTGCATTTGCAGACATGCGAGCAATAAATAAAT from Orientia tsutsugamushi str. Boryong includes:
- a CDS encoding DUF2748 family protein, with protein sequence MSNLYHILHKLPAIEHEDMMVEYENLAQSLVQSGKLRVDAEPKINFVRLSEPSLNVNIAISNEELNDPKLQHHTKAMLVNIYKKIIEKDKVIHKVNQIVSVLQKKMAMQLAVEQDLLLKLARLFVQSAHPIVIHWLLLERVEVFISYSNQIGDVMDIATWKYAGQNSGMQSINGNNIAIYVSCGGNPFFFTQRYQEQSIYGDGWPAIARLQIIAAQELGHYADIYRDINANIVGRHSVNSSFTKAKPNVLHARRSDLSRCYKILQNLECVGLNSLITYEKSVKFYRKNKVKGIKLLWARLLSFFYKQKLYFMIKQEDFIFVKVYKNEQYSGLMLKAMILDMISNLEPKAEVYKRDDPDAEEAIACVEALARVPQQVIKWGHITTMSIMQDLYYIYYKQVIPSLIDRYQYITGKPYMRNLNYVSQTLKYRIKKLWPFFKKTSLPSREV